The window TACACAACCATGAAAGACTCCCCGCATGTCCTTAAGGCCCGCCTCACCTGGGTCAAGCTCTATCAGGAGACCGGCAACGCCTCCTTCGTCTGCCGCCGCTGCGGCATCTCCCGCCCCACGCTCCGCAAGTGGTGGACCCGCTACCAAGCCGAGGGGGAGGCTGGCCTC is drawn from Bacteroidota bacterium and contains these coding sequences:
- a CDS encoding helix-turn-helix domain-containing protein, with translation MKDSPHVLKARLTWVKLYQETGNASFVCRRCGISRPTLRKWWTRYQAEGEAGL